In a single window of the Gossypium hirsutum isolate 1008001.06 chromosome D02, Gossypium_hirsutum_v2.1, whole genome shotgun sequence genome:
- the LOC107934807 gene encoding berberine bridge enzyme-like 8 produces the protein MKSLHDCLPLLFVVVFSLSWVNASANSNDYFLDCLSSYHPDEFTSFSKVIYTETNSSYSAVLESSTRNPRFSTPNTPKPLVIVTPSNISHVQATIHCSKKHGLQIRTRSGGHDFEGLSYVSQVPFVVIDLVHFRSIDVDVKKEEAWIQSGAITGEVYYRINERTTNLTFPGALCHTVGIGGFISGGGYGFLFRKYGLAADNVIDAQFVDANGRVLHRRLMGEDLFWAIRGGGGGSFGIVLSWKVKLVHVPSTVTVFSVGRTLEQNATQLLHRWQYVAPNLPNDVYSLVSISSMNSTENGERTVLATFTSVFQGVADELIPLMQERFPELGLLKEDYIEMTWIESILFWNQLSNETSEILLDRSNRNSLVPLSYKSKSDYVRKPMPEIALQGLWSRLLEVNETSTAVVNIISYGGKMDEIPETETPFPHRKGTLYKINYNIVWQEEENSNPQRYISWMRTLYSYMGPFVSKSPRAAYVNYRDLDIGRNNDDGKTRYKQASVWGRKYFKNNFDRLVYVKTKIDPENFFKHEQSIPPRFH, from the coding sequence ATGAAGTCCCTTCACGATTGTTTGCCATTGCTTTTCGTTGTTGTTTTCTCATTGTCATGGGTGAATGCTTCAGCTAATAGCAATGATTATTTTCTTGATTGCCTTTCTTCATATCACCCCGATGAATTCACTTCCTTTTCTAAAGTTATTTACACTGAAACAAACTCTTCCTATTCAGCAGTTTTGGAGTCCTCCACTCGGAATCCAAGGTTTTCTACGCCAAATACCCCAAAACCATTGGTTATTGTAACACCATCGAACATTTCCCATGTTCAAGCAACGATTCATTGCTCCAAAAAGCATGGCCTCCAAATTAGAACTCGGAGTGGAGGTCATGATTTCGAAGGCCTTTCCTATGTCTCTCAAGTCCCGTTTGTCGTTATCGATTTGGTTCATTTTCGATCCATCGATGTTGATgtcaaaaaagaagaagcatGGATTCAATCAGGTGCGATCACCGGTGAAGTATACTACAGAATCAATGAAAGAACCACCAATCTTACCTTCCCAGGGGCTCTTTGCCACACTGTGGGAATTGGTGGGTTCATTAGTGGTGGAGGTTACGGCTTCTTGTTCAGAAAATATGGTCTTGCAGCGGATAATGTAATCGACGCACAGTTTGTCGATGCTAATGGGAGAGTTCTTCATAGAAGATTGATGGGGGAAGATCTGTTTTGGGCAATTCGAGGCGGCGGAGGAGGAAGCTTCGGGATCGTCCTGTCATGGAAGGTAAAGCTGGTTCATGTTCCGTCAACTGTGACTGTTTTCTCAGTGGGCAGGACCTTGGAACAAAATGCAACACAGCTTCTTCATCGTTGGCAATACGTTGCACCGAATCTTCCAAATGATGTATACTCACTCGTTTCGATATCATCGATGAACTCTACTGAAAATGGGGAAAGGACTGTTCTAGCAACCTTTACTTCAGTGTTTCAAGGTGTTGCCGATGAGCTGATTCCATTGATGCAAGAACGATTCCCTGAGCTTGGACTCCTTAAAGAAGATTACATTGAGATGACTTGGATTGAATCTATATTGTTCTGGAACCAACTTTCAAATGAAACATCGGAGATTTTACTCGATAGGAGCAATAGGAATTCCCTTGTTCCTCTTTCATACAAATCAAAATCTGATTACGTAAGGAAACCAATGCCAGAAATAGCATTACAAGGGCTATGGTCCCGACTTCTCGAGGTCAACGAAACAAGCACAGCAGTTGTAAACATCATATCTTACGGAGGAAAAATGGACGAAATCCCAGAGACAGAAACTCCATTCCCTCATCGGAAAGGCACCTTATACAAGATAAACTACAACATCGTTTGGCAAGAAGAGGAAAACAGTAACCCCCAAAGGTATATAAGTTGGATGAGGACACTTTATAGCTACATGGGTCCATTTGTTTCAAAATCTCCACGAGCAGCTTATGTTAACTATAGAGATCTTGATATTGGACGGAATAATGATGATGGCAAGACAAGGTATAAACAAGCAAGCGTTTGGGGCCGTAAATATTTCAAGAATAATTTTGATAGGTTGGTTTATGTCAAGACAAAAATTGATCCAGAGAATTTCTTCAAGCATGAACAAAGCATTCCTCCTCGTTTTCATTAA